Sequence from the Thermodesulfatator atlanticus DSM 21156 genome:
CTGGTCGTTTTTGCGGATATGAACCTTGACCTGGTGCGGCTTTATATCTCTTCTCTGCTTACTTTTAAAAAGTCGCATACCTCTAACCCCTTACAGAACTTCTGGCGCAAGTGAAATAATTTTCATGAACTTCTTTGACCTTAACTCACGACCAACAGGACCAAAGATACGAGTACCAATGGGCTCTCCCCACTGGTTAATCAAAACCGCAGCGTTCTCATCAAAGCGAATCAAGGTCCCATCAGGACGTGGCTGTTCTTTTTTGGTGCGCACCACTACAGCCCGCACCACATCGCCCGCTTTGACTTTAGAGTTTGGCAAAGCCTCTTTTACCGAGGCAATGATAACATCGCCTATGCGGGCGTAGCGGCGCCCTGAGCCACCCAGGACCCGAATGCACATTATTCTCTTAGCTCCAGAATTATCAGCTACATTTAAATATGATTGCTGTTGAATCATCGCCCTTCACCACCTTCCTAGGCTTCCTCTTGAGATGTTTCCTTTTCAAGCACTTTGGCCCGTTCGATTATGGTCTTTACCCGCCAGCGTTTATGACGCGAAAGCGGCCTGGTCTCTTCAATTAAGACCTTATCGCCTATCCGACAGGCGTTTTCCTCATCATGGGCCATGAATTTCTTACGACGCTTAATATACTTTTTGTAAATGGGATGCATCTTTAAGCGCTCAACCGCCACCACTACGGTTTTGTTCATCTTGTCGCTAACCACAATGCCAATAAACTGTTTGGGATTTCCTTTCTTCTCACTCATTGCCATGACCCTTAAACTTTATGAAGTTTTTCCCTGTAATTCTTTTTCGCGCATAATAGTAAGCACACGGGCAATATCCCGTTTAACTTGCCTTATACGCATAGGATTTTCCAGTTGGTGGATAGACTTCTGAAAACGAAGATTGAAAAGCTCTTCGCGCAACTCGCGCAGCTTTTCTTGAAGTTCCACCACTGATAAACGACGAAGCTCTTGAGGTTTCATACCCGATCCTCCCGGGAAACAATCTTACATTTTATAGGTAACTTATCCGCAGCAAGACGTAGCGCCTCGCGAGCAATTTCTTCAGGAACCCCTTCAATCTCGTAGATAATCCGGCCAGGTTTGATCACCGCTACCCAGCCTTCAACATTACCCTTACCTTTACCCATACGTGTTTCCGCAGGTTTTTTGGTAATAGGTTTGTCTGGAAAAACGCGAATCCAAATCTTGGCACCTTTTTTGGCACAACGCACAATAGCAACACGACCAG
This genomic interval carries:
- the rplN gene encoding 50S ribosomal protein L14, which produces MIQQQSYLNVADNSGAKRIMCIRVLGGSGRRYARIGDVIIASVKEALPNSKVKAGDVVRAVVVRTKKEQPRPDGTLIRFDENAAVLINQWGEPIGTRIFGPVGRELRSKKFMKIISLAPEVL
- the rpsQ gene encoding 30S ribosomal protein S17: MSEKKGNPKQFIGIVVSDKMNKTVVVAVERLKMHPIYKKYIKRRKKFMAHDEENACRIGDKVLIEETRPLSRHKRWRVKTIIERAKVLEKETSQEEA
- the rpmC gene encoding 50S ribosomal protein L29 — translated: MKPQELRRLSVVELQEKLRELREELFNLRFQKSIHQLENPMRIRQVKRDIARVLTIMREKELQGKTS
- the rplP gene encoding 50S ribosomal protein L16: MLLQPRKVKYRKQQKGRNRGKAWRGNAVTFGEFGLRALEHCWLTSQQIEAGRVAIVRCAKKGAKIWIRVFPDKPITKKPAETRMGKGKGNVEGWVAVIKPGRIIYEIEGVPEEIAREALRLAADKLPIKCKIVSREDRV